TAATGATGTGTTGATGAAATTCGGCGGTTGCGGCGCCAACGGTTCCCGCGTCAGCGAGCGGCCTTTGGCATCTTCGGCAGGAACACCGCGAGCAATCCGATCGCCGGCAGCAACGCGCAGACCTGATAGACGAAGGCGATGCCGGCGTGGTCGGCGACCTTGCCGAGCACCGCGGCCCCGAGCCCGCCGATGCCGAAGGCAAATCCGAAGAACACCCCGGAGATCATTCCGAGCCGGTGCGGCATCAGTTCCTGCGCGAACACGATGATCGACGAGGTCGCCGACGAAATGATGAAGCCGATGAAGATGGTCAGCACGGCGCTGGCGAACAGCCCGGCATAGGGCAGCGCCAGCGTGAACGGCAGCGCACCGAGGATCGAGAACCAGATCACGTATTTGCGGCCGAAGCGGTCGCCGAGCGGACCGCCGAAGAAGGCGCCGGCGGCGTTGGCGGCGAGGAAGATGAACAAATAGAACTGCGCGGTCTGGGTCGAGACCGCGAATTTGTCGATCAGGTAGAAGATGTAATAGCTCGACAGGCTGGAGACGTAGAGCTGCTTGGAGAACAACAGCGCGACCAGCACCACCAGCGCGACCTTGACCCGGAGGGAACTCGGCGCGTCCGGGTGCGCCGGCGGCGGCGGCGCCTTCTTCGTCGCGATCTGCGGCTTGTACCAATGCCCGATCCGCCACAGGATGACGATGGCGAGAAATGCGATCGAAGAAAACCAGGCGATGCTCGGCTGGCCGAACGGCACCACGATCAACGCCGCCAGCAGCGGGCCCATCG
The genomic region above belongs to Bradyrhizobium sediminis and contains:
- a CDS encoding MFS transporter, which gives rise to MNKPVVVREEALVAPVVVPDVAAPAAVAGPAYVVLAGISLSHFLNDTMQSLIASVYPILKDSYALDFAQIGMITLAFQFTASLLQPVIGYVTDRKAQPFSLAIGMGFTFVGLLLLSLAQQYPVILVAAALVGLGSAVFHPESARIARLASGGRYGFAQSVFQLGGSFGTSMGPLLAALIVVPFGQPSIAWFSSIAFLAIVILWRIGHWYKPQIATKKAPPPPAHPDAPSSLRVKVALVVLVALLFSKQLYVSSLSSYYIFYLIDKFAVSTQTAQFYLFIFLAANAAGAFFGGPLGDRFGRKYVIWFSILGALPFTLALPYAGLFASAVLTIFIGFIISSATSSIIVFAQELMPHRLGMISGVFFGFAFGIGGLGAAVLGKVADHAGIAFVYQVCALLPAIGLLAVFLPKMPKAAR